From the Pseudodesulfovibrio indicus genome, the window GGTGGGCGGCCTTGGAGGAGATTTCGCCGTGGATCAGCTCATGCTCTTCGAGCTGGCCGTAGAAGTCCTTCCACCAGGTGCGGGTCTCGTAGTCCACGCTGTGCAGGAGCTTGGGATACAGGTAGGTCAGGTCCAGGTGCACGACCACGTCCTTGATCTGGCACTGGTTGCCGCGTTGCAGAATCTTGTAGGTGGTGCGGATGCTGGTCCGGGTGTGCGCCTGGTAGGTATCATCTCCCTTGTTGAGCGGGGAGTTGTGGCGCAGGTCGTTGTAAATCTCGGCCTTGTTGGTCCCCTGCACGGTGTAGTACTCGCTGTGCACGGTGCGCACCACGTCCGCCAGGGCGGGCGCGGTCAGGAGGAGCAGGGCGATGAGGGCGATGGTCAGCTTTCTGGTCATGACGGCAACGGACAGGTTTCGTCCGCACCGCGATCCTCGAATTGCATCTGGTACAGACGGTCGTACAGCGGGCAGGTCTCCAGGAGTTCCTCGTGGCGTCCCGTGGCCACGATCCTGCCCTTTTCCATGACCACTATAACATCCGCAGTGAGAATGGTCGAGAGGCGATGGGCGATGACGATGGAAGTGCGGCCCTGCATGAGATTGTCGAGCGCGGCCTGGACCACGCGTTCCGACTCGGTGTCCAGGGCGCTGGTGGCCTCGTCCAGGATGAGCAGGCAGGGGTTCTTCATGATCGCGCGGGCGATGGTCAGCCGCTGCTTCTGGCCGCCGGAAATCTTGACCCCGCCTTCGCCGACCACGGTGTCGTAGCCGTCGGTCATGGCGGTGATGAACTCGTGGGCATAGGCCCCCTCGGCGGCGGCCCGGATCGCGTCCATGTCGTATTCGTCCTGGGCGTAGGCGATGTTTTCGCTGATGGACACGTTGAACAGGAAGGTGTCCTGGGAGACCAGGCCAAGGTGCAGTCGCAGGCTGTCCAGGGTGTACCGGCTCAGGGGGACGCCGTTGAGTTCCACGGCCCCCTGCTGGGGTTCGTAAAACCTGGGGATGAGGTTGACCAGGGTGGTCTTGCCGGACCCGCTGGGGCCGACCACGGCCACGCGCTGCCCTGCTTCGATGGTCAGGGACACGCCGTCCACCGCCGGTGCCGGGCAGCCGGGATAGGTGAAGTGGATGTCCTTGAACTCCAGGCTGCGCAGCTTCCCGTCGAACACCACGTCGCCGCTCTCCTCGATCTCGATGGTCGGGGCGTCGAGGATGTCGAAGACGCGCTCCGCTCCGGCCAGGCCGCTCTGGATTTCGTTGTTGGAGGCGTTGAGCTTCTTGATCGGCTCGTAGATCTGGACGACCAGCAGGGAGAAGGTGATCAGGTCGCCCGGGGTCATCTCGCCGCTGACGACGCGCATGCCGCCGAACCACATGACAGCTGCGCCCGCGCTCGCTCCGACGATGTCCATGACCCTGGATGAGCCTTCGTTGTAGAGCAGCTTGCGGATGAGGATTCGGGACAGGCTGTCGTTTTCCTTGCTGAACTTGAAATTTTCGCGGATTTCGTTGGCAAAGGCCTTGATGACCTTGATGCCGGAGAAGCTTTCTTCCAGAACCACGTTGATGCCGGACAGCTCGGCCTGGGTCTTGCGGCCGTATTTCCGGATTTTCTTTCCGAAATAGATGAACGGATAGATGGCCAGGGGCATGACCACCAGCGCCCAGAAGGCCAGGTAGGCGTCGATGTAGATGGCGGAGCCCACAAGGGCTATCAGGGTGAAGATCTGCCTGATGAACATCAGCACGCTGGGCAGGCAGACGCGAACGGCGGTGACGTCCGCGGTGATCCGGCTCATGAGCATGCCGATCTCGCTCTCGGCGAAGTAGGGCATGGGGAGCCGGATGATCTTCCTGAACAGCTCGTTGCGGATGTCGCGCAGGACGAGGACGCCGGTGGCGTTCATGGTGTAGACCTGGCCGATCATGAGCACCCCCCTGAGCAGCCACAGGGCCATGAATCCCCAGATGCACAGCTTGAGCATGTCCATGTCCTTGGCGATAAGGACGTCGTCCGTGACGTATTTGCCGATCCAGGCCAGGGCCGGTCCGATGGGGCTGAGGAGCAGCATGGACAGGGCGGCCAGGGCGACCCGCATCTTGTAGGGTTTGAAATAACCGATGCTGCGTTTGAGCAGGTAGCGGTTGCTGAACTGGTGCAGTCTGGGTTGGCGGGCCAAAAGATCTCCTGAACCCCGTGTCGGGGATGATGTTCTTGATGCCCACTCAAATAAGGCCTGAGGGCCACGGAGTAAAGGGTAATGTTCGGACGGACCGGGGATCTGGCGTCCCGCGGTCTTGGAAGGGGGCTCCCATGCGGCAATAGGGAGCCCCCTTCCGGCAGCGGGGGAGGGTAATGGAGGAGACCCCCTAGCTGCTCTGCGGACAGTAGCGGTTCAGCCCCATGAGGCTGGCCGCCCCGGCAATGGTCGTGCCGTAGAAGAGCACGGGTTTGCCGGTGAGGAATTGATCGATGGAGTTGTTGCCGAGCGTGGTCCCGGTGACGAGCAGCAGGTCCGCCCAGTCCATGGCGTCCCGGGTGACTTCCCCGCCCTCGACCAGCACCCCGCGTTTGGTCCGGCCGATGTTGTCCGGGTCCAGGTCCACGAGGCGAACGTCGGTCTTGGCGTTCATGGCCTCGGCCAGGGCGGGCTGGAACCCGATGATGGTCACCTTGCACCTGCCGTGGCGCGCCGCGATCGTTTCGTAGACCTCCTTGGCACACAGGCCGGGGCCCTTGTCGCGACAGTGGACCGTGTTCGAGCACAATCCCAGGGAGCGGCTCACGGCGTTGAGGGTCGAGATGAACACCGACCGGTTGCGGTTGGTGGTCAGGGGCAGGGCGGCCACCTCGTCCAGGGTGCCGGAGAAGTTGCCGTAATGGTCGGTGAAGGCCTGGCCCCGCGCGTCGCGGAAGACCGCCTCCACGAGCTTCTCCTTGCCCTTCTGGATGGGAAAGTCGTCGGCTTCGGGGTCGCCTATGGCCTCCTTGACGCTCAACGGGGCGGCGGTGACGGTGATGCCTTCCTTGAGAATGCCTTCCCTGGTCCAGAGGTCGATGGCTTTGGCGTGCAGGGTTTCCAACAGGGGTTTCATATCTGCTCCTAGACTGCGGCCAGTTTCTTCAGGGCCGCGAAAACGGCCAGCGAGAAGCAGCCGATGACCACGGCCAGGACCATGGCCCGGTCGAACTCGCCGCTGAAGACCGCGTTGTATATTTCCAGTGAAAGGGTGTTGGTCTTGCCGATGATGTTGCCGCCGAGCATGAGCGTCACGCCCACCTCGCCCAGCGACCGCCCGATGGCCAGAAACCAGCCCGCGAGCACGTTGCGCCGGATATTGGGCAGCAGCACCAGCCAGAACGTCTGCCAGTCCGTCTTGCCGAGCACCTGGGATATCTCGGCCAGCTTTTTCACGTCCCCCTTGAGGGCGGCCTCCACCGGCTTGACCATCAGCGGCAGGCCGGACACGAAGGAGGCGATGACCACTCCGGGGAAGTTGAAGATGATGTCCACCGGGGCTATCCGGCCGAGCCAGCCGGTCCGCCCCAGCAGCATGAGCAGGACGAACCCGGTGGCGATGGGCGGGAAAACCAGCGGCAGGGTCACCAGGAAGTCCACCGCCGAACGCAACGGCCCCCGGCCCGAGGTCAGGTAGTAGGCGATGAGCACGCCCAGGACCAAGTGCAGCCCACCGGACACGGCCAGCGCCTTGAGGGTCAGCCGGATCGGATGGAGGGTCGTCGGCTGGGCCAGAATCCCCAGAAAGTCCATATGCTACAGGCCGTTCGCCCTGACGATGGCCTGGGCTTCGTCCGTCTTGAGGAACGCGAGGAATGCTTCGGCCCCGGCCTTGTTCGGGCTGGTGGTCAGGATGCCCGCGATGATGCTGATGGGCGCATAGTCCTTGTCGTCCAGGACCTCGTACCCGCCGAGCTTGTCGGCCACGTTGAGGACGTGGGTCAGGTTCAGGAAGCCCATGTCCACCTCGCCCGTGGCCAGGTAGGAGAAGACCTGGGGCACGGTGGCGACCTCCACCAGGCGGGACTGGATGGCCGGGAGCCTGCCCGTCTGTTCGAGGAACTGGCGCGCCGCGCGGCCGTAAATCGCCTTGCTGGTGTCGGGCATGGCGATGCGTCCGGCCTCGGGGTTGTCCAGGTCCGCGACCTTGGAGAATTTGGACCCCTTGGCAAAGGCCAGGACCAGGCGGCCGCGGCCGAGCTCGGTCTTCACGGTCACGGGCAGGGCTGCCTTCTTGAGCAGGAACTGGGCGTCGCCCAGGACGATGTCCACCTTGCCGCTTTCCTTGGCCAGGGTGGTGACCCTGCCCATGTTGCCGTATATGAGGTCGATCTGCGCGCCGGTCTTCTTCTGGTACGTCTCGTACAGGGCGTTGACCATTTTCTTGTAGCCCGCCCCTGCGGCCAGGACCACGGAGTCCGTGGCCCCGGCCTGGGCCGGAAGAGCGAAGAGCAGAGCGGA encodes:
- a CDS encoding DUF922 domain-containing protein; the encoded protein is MTRKLTIALIALLLLTAPALADVVRTVHSEYYTVQGTNKAEIYNDLRHNSPLNKGDDTYQAHTRTSIRTTYKILQRGNQCQIKDVVVHLDLTYLYPKLLHSVDYETRTWWKDFYGQLEEHELIHGEISSKAAHRLDDILENLGPGDCGGYKNIIKVKIKQVMDRMKQDQAAYDKLVEHGLKQDRNMGRYP
- a CDS encoding Rossmann-like domain-containing protein produces the protein MKPLLETLHAKAIDLWTREGILKEGITVTAAPLSVKEAIGDPEADDFPIQKGKEKLVEAVFRDARGQAFTDHYGNFSGTLDEVAALPLTTNRNRSVFISTLNAVSRSLGLCSNTVHCRDKGPGLCAKEVYETIAARHGRCKVTIIGFQPALAEAMNAKTDVRLVDLDPDNIGRTKRGVLVEGGEVTRDAMDWADLLLVTGTTLGNNSIDQFLTGKPVLFYGTTIAGAASLMGLNRYCPQSS
- a CDS encoding molybdate ABC transporter permease subunit translates to MDFLGILAQPTTLHPIRLTLKALAVSGGLHLVLGVLIAYYLTSGRGPLRSAVDFLVTLPLVFPPIATGFVLLMLLGRTGWLGRIAPVDIIFNFPGVVIASFVSGLPLMVKPVEAALKGDVKKLAEISQVLGKTDWQTFWLVLLPNIRRNVLAGWFLAIGRSLGEVGVTLMLGGNIIGKTNTLSLEIYNAVFSGEFDRAMVLAVVIGCFSLAVFAALKKLAAV
- a CDS encoding ABC transporter ATP-binding protein, with amino-acid sequence MARQPRLHQFSNRYLLKRSIGYFKPYKMRVALAALSMLLLSPIGPALAWIGKYVTDDVLIAKDMDMLKLCIWGFMALWLLRGVLMIGQVYTMNATGVLVLRDIRNELFRKIIRLPMPYFAESEIGMLMSRITADVTAVRVCLPSVLMFIRQIFTLIALVGSAIYIDAYLAFWALVVMPLAIYPFIYFGKKIRKYGRKTQAELSGINVVLEESFSGIKVIKAFANEIRENFKFSKENDSLSRILIRKLLYNEGSSRVMDIVGASAGAAVMWFGGMRVVSGEMTPGDLITFSLLVVQIYEPIKKLNASNNEIQSGLAGAERVFDILDAPTIEIEESGDVVFDGKLRSLEFKDIHFTYPGCPAPAVDGVSLTIEAGQRVAVVGPSGSGKTTLVNLIPRFYEPQQGAVELNGVPLSRYTLDSLRLHLGLVSQDTFLFNVSISENIAYAQDEYDMDAIRAAAEGAYAHEFITAMTDGYDTVVGEGGVKISGGQKQRLTIARAIMKNPCLLILDEATSALDTESERVVQAALDNLMQGRTSIVIAHRLSTILTADVIVVMEKGRIVATGRHEELLETCPLYDRLYQMQFEDRGADETCPLPS
- the modA gene encoding molybdate ABC transporter substrate-binding protein; this translates as MRMIRIFALVSALLFALPAQAGATDSVVLAAGAGYKKMVNALYETYQKKTGAQIDLIYGNMGRVTTLAKESGKVDIVLGDAQFLLKKAALPVTVKTELGRGRLVLAFAKGSKFSKVADLDNPEAGRIAMPDTSKAIYGRAARQFLEQTGRLPAIQSRLVEVATVPQVFSYLATGEVDMGFLNLTHVLNVADKLGGYEVLDDKDYAPISIIAGILTTSPNKAGAEAFLAFLKTDEAQAIVRANGL